GTGGGGCGCGTGTTCGAGACCCACCCCGAGCTGGCCTTCGTGATGATGAATGACGGCGCGCCGCTTGAACTGCCGAAGAAGGTGAAGAGCCGGGTGTATCCGCCGGGGCTCGATTTGCGGCGCGCGTTGTTAGTGCGCGCCGGCATTGACGAAAGCGTGGCGGCAATGAAAGCCCCGAAGGGCGCCAGCGACGACGATCTGATCGACGCGCTCGCCTGCCTCATCACGGCTCGACGCCTGTTCCGGCGCGAAGCGCGATCCTGGCCCGAGAACCCGCCGCGCGACGAGCACGGCTTGCCGATGGCGATCTGGGCGTAACGCCTGCGTCAAACTCGGCGCGCTCCCTCTCCCCTCGGGGGAGAGGGTTGGGGTGAGGGGGCAAGTGAATCCATGAGTTTGTAACCCCTCACCCGGCACGCTAACGCGTGCCGACCTCTCCCTATGGGAGAGGTGAAAGGAGGGAAGCTTAGCGCGCGCCTACCGTATACCGTCCTGGATACTGCGGCTGGCGATCCGTCGTCTCGCCCGGTTTGATGATCTTGTAGAGCTGGAAGCGGTCGCCGTCGGCGACAAGCTTGAGGTGCGACGGATAGGGATTGGGCGCATCGTCTTCGGTGAACAAGACATAGAGATAATCGAACTTGGTCCAGTTCAGCCAGAAAGCCGGCGTGCCCGGCTGCGGCTGCTCGGCGGCGACGATGAGCTGCGCCACCGACGGCGGCGTGCCGTCATGAATGTCGGCGTAATCCTCGTAGGCCGGCTTGACGTGAACGATCTGCTTGCCCGGCACCGTGAACAAGGTCGTCACCAGCGCCGAGCGTTCAATCGTGGCCATACAGGCCGCATGAACGAGGCCGAGATCGCGCACGTCGTCGCCCATCGACCGGTCGGAATAAGAGACGAACACCTTCGAGCCGGGTGCAATGCGCTTCACTGAGGCGCGTAGCTGACTCGTCGTGTCCGAAAGCTGCGTCCAGTTGTAGTCGATCTCGATCAGCCGCGCGGCCATCAGCACGATAAGCACGATCATGAAGCCGCGACGTACCAGACGGCGGCGCAGCTCGAGATCGCCGCATGCAAAAATCATGAAGGCGACGCCAATCGGAACGCGTTGGTCGGTCATGTAGGTGTCGAACATCACGCGTGGCAACGCCAGATAAATGACGCCGGCGACCAGCAGCAGCACATAGACCAACGGGTGGAAGCGCAGCACGCGATGGCGCACCGCCCAGACGATGGAGGCGCCGAGCACAGTGACGATCAGAAAAGCCGCGATGTCCGAGTAGTCGGCGATGACATACATCAGGCCGTCGATCTTGCCGCGCTGCTCCCAGTAGACGTTGCCGGCCAGCCCCAAGGTCGGGCTAGCCCACAGCAGCGGCGCGGCGACAAGGAACGGCAGACCGCCGCAGACGAACTCGGCGATGCGCGCCGGCCAACCTTTATCGCGAGAAGTCGCGCCGCGCCGATCCCAGAGCCTCAGCACTTCGTAAGACAGAATGCCGATGCCATACACACCGAGCGCCGACAGATGGCAGAAGAACAGCAGCGGCACGCTCGCCGCCGACAAGAGGTAGCGCCACGGCCAAGCACGATCGCGCAGCGCCACCCAGCCGGCCATCGCCCACAGCGCGATGCCGATGCCGAACAGATAATTCATCAGTCCGACGAGGAAGACGTAGTTGTACAGAAGCGGAAACGCGAACAGCGGTGTCGTCGACCAGCGGCCGATCAGGGCGCGGTTGAGCGCCAGCGACCCCGAGATGATCAGCGCGAACATCGCCACCATGTAGATCTGGCCGGCGACGTAGATGTTCACGCCCGCGCGCGCCAGCCATGGCACGATAAAGTCCATGGTCAGGTTCGGGATCACCTGCCAGTTGATCTGGTAGAACTCGGCCAGCCGCGGATTCTTGTCGAGCGTCGCCAGCACCTGCATGCGCGCGAGATGATTGACGTAGTCCGACAGCGGCGGCAGCGGATGGGTCCAGACCGGGATCGAAATCAGCAGCGTAAACGCCGCGAACAGCACGACGATCTGTCCGCCGGAAAAGCCGTGCGAGCGGTGACGCGCAATGGTCGGCTCGGCGTTATCCGGCCTGGTTGGTGACAGCATGTGAATTTGAGCCTGATGCGAGGCTACCAGTGATCCAATCGACCTGAACACGCGATGAATGCGGAGCCTGCCAGAAGATAGTTACGAAGGGCCTGATGGAACCCGACGTGCCGGTGCGGCAGCGGCGGCCGGCAGATCGTCGCACCGGGTTGCCTCGCCCGCGCCTATATGAGAGGCAAACGCCCGTTCCAGGAGACGCCCAGGAGACGTCCATGAGCTTCCCGCAACGCCTGATCGAGGGTTACAGCGCCTTTGCCGGCGGCCGGCTCAAATCCGAGCAGGACCGCTTCCGCCAACTCGCCGAAATCGGCCAGAGCCCGGAAATCATGGTCATCGGCTGCTGCGATTCGCGGGTCGCGCCGGAGGCCATTTTCGATGCCGGACCGGGCGAACTTTTCGTCGCCCGCAATATCGCCAATCTGGTGCCGCCCTACACGCCGGACGGGGCCCAGCGCGCCGTCTCGGCCGCGCTCGAATTCGCGGTGCAGGCGCTGCGCGTCAAACACATCGTCGTGCTCGCCCACGCCCAGTGCGGCGGCATCCGCGCCTATGCCGAGGAAGCGGCGCCGCTCTCGCCCGGCGATTTCATCGGCCGCTGGATCGAGCTTCTCGAACCGGCGGCCAAGGTGGTTGGACCGCGTGGCGATCGCGGCATGACCGAATATCTCACGGCGCTTGAGCAGCAGGCGGCGGTGTCCACC
The Pseudolabrys sp. FHR47 genome window above contains:
- a CDS encoding carbonic anhydrase, producing the protein MSFPQRLIEGYSAFAGGRLKSEQDRFRQLAEIGQSPEIMVIGCCDSRVAPEAIFDAGPGELFVARNIANLVPPYTPDGAQRAVSAALEFAVQALRVKHIVVLAHAQCGGIRAYAEEAAPLSPGDFIGRWIELLEPAAKVVGPRGDRGMTEYLTALEQQAAVSTLDNLMTFPCISILVERGKLQLHAAYFGVATGDLSVYDPAQKKFVRIEPADAPFKSPGF